Genomic window (Rossellomorea aquimaris):
AACAATACGTATATTGATGCCGGTGTGACGATTGGCAGGGATACGGTTATCCTTCCGGGTACGGTTCTTACTGGTCACACTATAATCGGTGAAGATGCTATGATCGGACCAAATTCTGAGGTGAAGGATTGTCAGATCGGTGACCGAACAGTCGTGAAGCAATCCGTTGCTCATGACAGCTCGATCGGATCGGATGTCAATATTGGGCCATTTGCTCATATCCGTCCGGCTTCTACTATTGAAGATGAAGTGAAGATTGGCAACTTTGTTGAAATTAAGAAGGCTTCGTTCGGTAAAGCAAGTAAAGCATCCCACTTAAGCTACATTGGAGATGCAGAGGTTGGAAGTGACGTCAACATTGGATGTGGATCGATCACGGTGAACTATGATGGAAAGAATAAGCACCTGACAAAGATTGAAGATGGTGTATTTGTAGGCTGTAATTCAAATCTGGTCGCGCCTGTTAAAGTTGGCAAAGGTGCCTACATTGCTGCCGGTTCTACGATTACTGAGGATGTTCCGGGAGAGTCTCTTTCGATTGCAAGAGCTCGCCAGGTAAATAAAGAAAACTACGTTCAAAATCTAAATCATAAGAAATAATTGGAGGTCCACAATGCCAAACTCTTATATTAATTCCAAATTAAAAATTTTCTCCCTTAATTCAAACTACCATCTTGCAAAGGAAATTGCCGATGAGGTAGGAGTGGAATTAGGGAAATCTTCTGTTAAGCGTTTTAGTGACGGTGAAATCCAGATTAACATTGAAGAAAGTATCCGTGGTTGTGATGTATTCGTCATTCAGTCCACTTGTCAGCCTGTAAACGAAAACCTGATGGAGCTTCTTATTATGGTAGATGCGTTGAAACGTGCATCTGCTAAAACGATTAACATTGTAATGCCTTATTATGGTTATGCCCGTCAGGACCGTAAAGCGAGAGCACGTGAGCCTATCACGGCTAAATTAGTGGCAAACCTGTTGGAAACAGCCGGTGCTACCCGCGTAATCACACTGGACCTGCATGCTCCTCAAATTCAAGGTTTCTTTGATATCCTGATCGATCACCTCATGGGTGTTCCTATCCTAGCGGATTACTTTGAAGAAAGAGGATTCAATAACGAGGACCTTGTCATCGTATCCCCGGACCACGGAGGAGTGACAAGAGCCCGTAAGCTTGCGGAACGCCTAAAAGCGCCGATTGCCATCATTGATAAACGCCGTCCGAAACCGAACGTTGCAGAGGTCATGAACATCGTTGGTAATATTGATGGTAAAATCGCCATCTTAATCGATGATATCATTGATACTGCAGGTACGATCACGCTGGCTGCCAATGCGTTGGTAGAAAACGGTGCAAAAGAAGTATTCGCGTGCTGTACGCATCCTGTTCTTTCAGGTCCGGCGATTGAGCGAATCGAGAATTCAAATATTAAAGAGCTGGTTGTGACGAACTCTATCCCATTAGGCGAAGAGAAAATGATCGGTAAAGTCAAGTCGCTGTCAGTGGCTCCACTAATCAGTGAAGCCATCATCCGTGTCTATGAGCAACAATCTGTCAGCACCCTTTTTGATTAAGAATTAATATTTGTAGTTTGTGCATATGAAGAAGAGCCTGTCATTATTTGAGACAGGCTCTTCTTTTTGTTTGTTTTTTTTACATATGATCTGCCAATGCTCTGTCAATAAGTGTGTGCTGGATGGAGAGGGGGAACTGCTCCGCTTGCAGCTAGCGTTCGGCCGATCCTCCTCAGCTTAGCCGAACGGGGTCTCGGCACGACCGAAATCCGCCGGAGTATGCGCAGTTCCCCTCACCATCTTTAACAGTATTTCATGACAGAGCTTCAAGGTGTGCAAGAAAACAATGTAACTAGAAAAAAATCATCCTTCTTCCTTAAAATGAAATTCAATCTCTACTTACCTTAAATGAGATTGTTTGCCAAAATTCTTGTTATTATTGATTTCCGTTAAGGATACATGCTCAGAAAGTTGATCCTCGCTGCAGGATGCTCGACTCCTGCGGGAATAGCTGGACAGTACGAAAAGCGGAGGGGCTTTGCCTAGGGGCGACAAGCATAAGTCGAGTCTGCCGGAAAGGCGTTCTTTGCCTTTTTGGCAGACTTGGCTTATGACCTCGAGCCCCTAAGCCCCGTAGCTGGACAGGTGAGACCCCGGAGGCGCAGCCGAGAAGGCTCACCGCCAGCCCCGCGGAAAGCGAGCATCCTGGAGCGGAAATCAACTACTACTTTCTTTTCTAAATCAACAAACTTTACGAAAATAGCTTTTCTTAAAACGCCCATCTGACAACATTCCTTTAGCACCCTTCCCGTCATAAAAT
Coding sequences:
- a CDS encoding ribose-phosphate diphosphokinase, whose protein sequence is MPNSYINSKLKIFSLNSNYHLAKEIADEVGVELGKSSVKRFSDGEIQINIEESIRGCDVFVIQSTCQPVNENLMELLIMVDALKRASAKTINIVMPYYGYARQDRKARAREPITAKLVANLLETAGATRVITLDLHAPQIQGFFDILIDHLMGVPILADYFEERGFNNEDLVIVSPDHGGVTRARKLAERLKAPIAIIDKRRPKPNVAEVMNIVGNIDGKIAILIDDIIDTAGTITLAANALVENGAKEVFACCTHPVLSGPAIERIENSNIKELVVTNSIPLGEEKMIGKVKSLSVAPLISEAIIRVYEQQSVSTLFD